The following coding sequences lie in one Saccopteryx bilineata isolate mSacBil1 chromosome X, mSacBil1_pri_phased_curated, whole genome shotgun sequence genomic window:
- the LOC136317783 gene encoding histone H2A-Bbd type 1-like yields the protein MGQSQSQDNAADITPRERRDRHQRKKRAPSRTPRAELQISVSHVDRHLRSDRYARRLSSVTPVFLAGILEFVVSYILELMSKEADNHHRGRITSQDLVRVAERNPLLRSLFQLDT from the coding sequence ATGGGCCAATCCCAATCCCAGGACAATGCAGCAGACATCACTCCTAGGGAAAGGAGAGACCGGCACCAACGTAAGAAGCGTGCCCCCTCCCGCACACCAAGAGCCGAGCTGCAAATCTCTGTGAGTCACGTGGACCGCCACCTGAGAAGTGATCGCTATGCTAGGCGCCTGTCCTCCGTGACCCCTGTTTTCCTCGCTGGCATTCTTGAGTTCGTGGTGTCCTACATCCTGGAGCTGATGAGCAAGGAGGCTGACAACCATCACAGGGGGCGCATCACCTCACAAGACTTGGTGAGAGTAGCAGAAAGAAACCCGTTGCTGCGCAGCCTCTTCCAGCTTGACACCTAA
- the LOC136317784 gene encoding histone H2A-Bbd type 1-like: MGHSQKNAADITSGKRRDRHHHKKHATSRRARAELQFPVSRVDRHLRNGHYAERLSSLTPVFLAGILEYLVAYLLELASKEADNRHRGRITSQDVKRVVENNLQQLHGLLSMTPVLEMTGLLHPGRRSDAQVPEPADLHNSLI; the protein is encoded by the coding sequence ATGGGCCACTCCCAGAAAAATGCAGCAGACATCACGTCTGGGAAAAGAAGAGACCGGCACCATCATAAGAAGCATGCCACCTCCCGCAGAGCCAGAGCCGAGCTGCAATTCCCTGTGAGTCGTGTGGACCGCCACCTGCGAAATGGTCACTATGCTGAACGCCTGTCCTCATTGACGCCTGTTTTCCTCGCTGGCATCCTTGAGTACTTGGTGGCCTACCTCCTGGAGCTGGCGAGCAAGGAGGCTGACAACCGTCACAGGGGGCGCATCACCTCACAAGACGTGAAGAGAGTGGTAGAAAACAACTTGCAGCAGCTCCACGGCCTTTTGAGCATGACACCTGTACTTGAGATGACGGGACTCCTTCACCCAGGAAGAAGAAGTGATGCCCAGGTTCCAGAGCCTGCAGACCTCCACAACAGCCTCATCTAG
- the H2AP gene encoding huntingtin-interacting protein M: MSQEQSHDNNSETLDLDLTVSDLIAELECPLTYVDRLLQDQHANPSADDVILAMLDSLTDYIVEMVSMEDNNERVQIPEQDAEIAANNNEDHNQDLNNRAFGLFDQMPGPRTRG; this comes from the coding sequence ATGTCACAAGAACAAAGCCATGACAACAACTCTGAGACTCTGGACCTTGATTTAACAGTGAGTGATTTGATAGCTGAGTTAGAGTGCCCACTGACCTACGTGGATCGCCTTCTACAAGATCAACATGCAAACCCATCTGCAGATGACGTGATTCTGGCCATGCTAGACTCCCTGACTGACTACATTGTGGAGATGGTAAGCATGGAGGACAACAATGAAAGAGTGCAGATCCCGGAGCAAGATGCAGAGATTGCAGCAAACAACAACGAAGATCACAACCAGGACCTTAACAACAGAGCCTTCGGCCTGTTTGACCAGATGCCAGGACCCAGAACAAGGGGCTGA